The Oreochromis niloticus isolate F11D_XX linkage group LG15, O_niloticus_UMD_NMBU, whole genome shotgun sequence genome includes a region encoding these proteins:
- the faua gene encoding FAU ubiquitin like and ribosomal protein S30 fusion a: MQLFLRGQNTHTLEVTGEETVGQIKAHVQALEGLLVEDQVLLLAGCPLENDASLASCGVSEHCTLEVAGRLLGGKVHGSLARAGKVRGQTPKVDKQEKKKKKTGRAKRRIQYNRRFVNVVPTFGKKKGPNANS, from the exons ATGCAGCTCTTCTTACGTGGCCAGAACACTCACACCCTTGAGGTGACTGGAGAGGAGACTGTTGGCCAGATCAAG GCTCATGTCCAGGCTCTGGAAGGTCTCCTGGTTGAGGATCAggtgctgctgcttgctgggtgCCCTCTGGAGAACGATGCCTCTCTGGCGTCTTGTGGTGTCTCTGAGCACTGCACCCTGGAGGTAGCTGGCAGACTCCTTGGAG GTAAGGTTCACGGCTCTCTGGCCCGTGCCGGAAAAGTGCGGGGACAGACTCCCAAA gTCGATaagcaggagaagaagaagaagaagactggCCGTGCTAAGCGCCGCATCCAGTACAACAGGCGCTTTGTGAATGTTGTTCCCACCTTCGGAAAGAAGAAGGGACCCAATGCCAACTCCTAA